CTGTAATTTTAATTAGCTCAGTGGTCAGTGTTTACAGTATTATTAGCAAAAGCTAATCACAGAAGAGCCTTGGAGTAATCtatcatttcttttccctttgtgaacaatttttttttctctttggagttGTTGTCTAATGTTGTTTCTTCATTGACTTAGTTCCTTTCTCTCACCAACCCAATCCCAAACTCTGCCGGCTGTCTAAATCTCTACATGTtcacaaatgtaaaattgatagctagtgggaagcagccacatagcacagggagatcagctcggtgctttgtgaccacctagaggggtgggatagggagggtgggagggaggctcaagagggaggggatatggggatatatgtatgcataaggctcgttcactttgttgtacaacagaaactaacacagcattgtgaagcaattatactccaataaagttgtataaaaaataaataaatataaatcaatcaatcaatttctACACGTTCAGACCATCGGGTAAGGTACCTTCTCAAAGAGGTCACTTTTTGTTGTCTACACTGTCAGGGCCTCACCCATGTGTCTTTGGCACTTAGCATTTTTTCCAGCTTCCAACTATAGAGCCTCTGACCCATCCTGGAGGGCTTTCTCTGGTCCCTGGAGCCCACTCTGCCTGCACAGGGTAGGCCTGAGGGCCAGGGAATGCCTTCCCTCAGGAGCAGGCTTGACCCATGATAGATGGAAGTGAGCAGGTAAACTCCTTACTTCCTCACCCCTCAGACAGGAGAACTCTGAGCCTTGGGTCCGGAACTATGTCCTAGGATTTCCCAGTGGGATTAAGCTACCCACAGTGGTAACTTATTTGATAATGCGATTATCTTCCTACCAGCATGTCGTCTTGGGGTGTTGCTTCCCAAATTAAACTGCCTGTGTTTGAGTCTTTATTTCAGGGTCAGCTTTATGGGAGAACCAGAGCCAACATAATTCTGGAGCTTTCTGACCTGTTCTTGTCTGTGCATGGTGTGGACCTTTCAGTTTGGGGTCTCCTTCTCACACAGGCCACTTCTTAGCCAGTGTAGACAACACTAGGGTAGTAGCTTAATTAACGGAGGTGAAAAATTCACCGGAAGATTTCTAGAGccgaagaggaagaaagggactGAGCCCAATGCCTCCTCTTGCTGTATAATGTTCTCCCTCACAGATCGGACCCACAATGTCCCCTTTTGTTACAGCTGTTCCATTTTGTATTTTGCATGATGTAAatagctttgttttttcttaaattaatagtaataacCACTCActataagaccaaaaaaaaaaaaacaatgaaatcaagaaaaattttaaagaagtgaaAATCACATGGGTTTCCAACATACAGAAATAAATGCTGTAAACCTTTCTGTGTTCTCAACATTTTCTTCAATAAACATATGcatacttcactttttttttaaattgaggtctagttgatatacaatattatataagtttcaggtgtacaacatagttattcacagtttttaaaggttatactccatttatagttattataaaatattggctatattctctgtgttgtacagTGTATCCTTgcaggttatttattttatacatagtagtttttaactgtttattccctgtcttgcccctcctaccttccctctccccactggtaaccactagtttgttctttatatttttcttttttgttacattcactagtttgttttattttttagattccatatgtaagtgataacatacagtatttgtctttctctgacttatttcagtaagcgTAATACCCTTCGggtccatccatgatgctgcaaatggcaaaatttcattcttttttatgactgagtaatattccattgtatatatgtaccacatcttctttatccattcatctgttgatggaactttccatatcttggctgttgtaaataattctgctatgaacattggggtacgtttatcttttcaaattagtgtttttgttttctttgggtatatacccaggagtggaattgctggataatatggtagttctgtttttagttttttgaggaacctccgtactgttttccacagtggctacgtcaatttacattcacatcaATAGTGtacaagcgttcccttttctctacatcctcaccaacatttgttatttgtggcctttaaaaaatataatggggcttccctggtggcgcagtggttgagagtccgcctgccgatacaggggacacgggttcgtgccccggtccaggaagattcccacatgccgtggagctgctgggcctgtgagccatggccactgagcctgcgcatccggagcctgtgctccgcaacggaagaggccacaacagtgagaggcccgcctaccgcaaaaaaaaaaaatatatatatatatatatatgtgtgtatatatatatatacacacatatatataatagaatactactatgtgtgtctgctgtttctttttttattctttttaaatttatttattttattgtttctggctgtgttgagtcttcgttgctgcacaggctttctctagttgcagcaaacgggggctactcctcgttgcggtgcacgggcttctcattgcggtggcttctcgttgcggagcacaggccctagagcttgcgggctttagtagtggcacatgggctcagtagttgtggctcgcgggcttagttgctccgtggcatgtgggatcttcccggaccagggctcgaacccgtgtcccctgcattggcaggcggattctcaaccactgtgccaccagggaagccctgtctgctgtttcttaaccTGCTTCTTCtccatatattattttcatacacTGTGGTCTGTTTTCCATGCTAACCAGTAAACTGTTTCCATAGGTAAAGAGTATTCTCTTTAATAATGACTGCATGAGATTCCTGTGTGTTTGTGTCATTACACACATGATACCATAATTTAACAGTCAGCATTACAGATCAACATtaaattgtttctgtgttttgcacAATTACGAAGAATGCTGACGTGAACATCCGGTTCCTTGTATCTCTGTACCGTTGTTAGATTCATTGCTGAGGATGAATTCCTAGCTGTGGCATTGCCGTGTACTGTGGTAGAAATGGCCCTTCGGGAAAGTCCCAGCTTACACATCCCCCAAGGCCGCTTGCCTTCGTTAAGCAGATTCTTCAGCGACTCCTAAAGCGGCAGTTACCAAAGGACAGAGCTGGGGTCACGACCCTGCGTAGTTCCTTCCTAGTCACAGGAGCGTGGGCTGCTGCTCGTGTTCCAGAAGGCCACGTGCCATTGTTTGCTAGTGTGAAGTCTGGAGGAGAGATGCTTTAAATGACAGATCGTATTTTATTTCAAGGAAGGTTAAAAGGCCCGTTGGGGATCCCTGATGGCTCTGGGCAGCCATAGAAATAATATGATTTGCAACCCTGTTGTATTTCAGAATAGCTCTGTTACAGACCTTTTTGTCCCCCTTTTTTGGTAATCATGATGCCATTGACTTTAATCTGTATGGGAGCAAGTCTCCTATAAACAAAGTCATGGTGGCAGACGAAGGCCCCTATCAAAATGTATGGTCCTTCCTAGGTGTGTAACCGTGgccaagttacctaacctctctgtgcctcagtttcttcatctgtaaaatagggacaaGGATGGTAACTGCTTCAGAGGGTGGTTGTGAGAATTTAACCAACAAAATGCTTGCGAGGCATGCGAGACCAGGGCCTGGCTCCACGGTGTCAGTGATTAGTATCGTTATGTTACTTGTAAACACCCAAGAGTTAATCCGAGTAGTCCAGGGGCCAGGccggaaggaaaggaaggggtcCTGGGTGTGGAGGATGGGCAGGTGCAAGTGCACAGCCTGTAATCTGGGAAGGGGTTGTGGGCAAGCAGAAGGAATGCCTAGTAACACTCCAAGGGGTGGCCACCCTGATGGGATTGCTCTTGTGGAAAAAGTTGAAAAACTGCCATTTCTAGTGGTGTTTGTGGTATTTGAGAGTCCTGCTTTCGGGACACATACAATGTAAGTTTGTGGAGGACTGAAGTGAGGTTCCCACTGTTAAATGGTGGTCCAGAGTGTCTTAAAATCCTAACTTAAAGCGTGCAGCCTTTGACCGAAGCTTGACCAGCTTTCCTTTCTAGGGGAAAAAGTTTGCTCCCCCAAGGAGAGTAAACCTAGGAGAAAGTAGAAGCTTGTCTCCTAGGATGTAAATTGCACTTGAGATTTTTATCAGGAAACCACTCACCTGGTTCTCGGATGGTGTATGTGACAAAACCAATActgtttcagaatttaaaaataaacttcaagataccattcatatttttattatgcttGTTTCTACTTGAAATTCAAGAGTTTTAACACCTGGAGCAGTCAAAATTAAGTGACATTAACATTCATAAAATCCATTTGCAGCCTGTTTCTCTCCTCCTGGTGATTCCTGTGCTCCAGCAAAGCAGTGGTTCctaatgggcttttttttttttttttttttttttttttttttttttaggggttGGAAAAACAACGTTGATCCAGAAAGTCAGTGAAGTTTTAAAGTCCTCTGGCGTGCCTGTCGACGGGTTTTATACAGAAGAAGTCAGACAGGGAGGAAGAAGAATAGGGTTCGATGTTGTCACGTTGTCTGGCGCCCGCGGACCTTTATCCAGGATTGGGTACTGCAGCTTCATTTCCGTGGTGTTTTATTCTCCCTGGGCCCAGGGCTGAGCCAGGTGATCTCTTCTATCTTGAAGAATCCTGAGCCTTTACGGATttcttggaaaaagaaaacagaggttgAAATCATCACataaaaaacaaagttgaaaatatcatattCCACTTAGAACGTACTCCACTGAGTAGTAAGCTCTTCTCACTTGGTACTTCGTAGCCCTGTTTCTCACGTCACTCTTCTAAGATAGGTGACGTGCCAGCTCCCCGAAGGCAGCTGCCGGGCCGTGGGTGGTGGTGTGCCCACCGGTGTTAGCCCTGCTctcaggagagggtgtggaatcAGGTCAGCTTTGCTCACTGCCACTTTCTGTTTGGTTTAGCACACGCAGAAGGCCGGAGGCTCAGTGGAGTAGCTAAAACCCAGAAATCAGTAGAGGGGTCTTTCGACAAAGGATGTACTATCTTTTCTTTCAGGTCAGAGCTTCCGCCTGGAAAGCGTGAGTGCTGTGTTGGGCAGTATGTGGTGGATCTGACTTCCTTCGAGCAGCTGGTGCTTCCTGTCTTGAGGAATGTGAGTGCGTGTTTCTGGTTTTTGAGCCCGTCTGTTCTCCATGCCTTGTGGGAATTGCTGGCTTTCGCTCTTATAGAGAGGCCAGTTTTGCATTTACAGCTTAAAAGTCTTCAATTGATTGAGCCTTAGTAAGGATATGCCACATAATTTACTGTCACTCCGAACTACAAGTAAACTCCTTGTTACAGAAATTCAGCATATGTAAGTATTTTACACTGGGAGGGCTCTGATGCCTAGCTACCATGGTCCCCAAAGATAAGTCTTTCCTCTGCTTTCCCCTTGTGTATATCTTAACCCTGTTTTCACAGCACAGCACATAAACATTTGGGAAGGTAAAATGTCATATGAACATAATGGTAAGCACGTAACACATTATATCACTGTAttacctgtatttttttaaacagctttattgagatataattcacataccatacagttcacccatttaaaatatacagttcatttttttctcaggTATTCATAGGATCGTGCAACCAATTAACACagcctaattttagaacatttttgtcatcccgaaaagaaaccccacacccatGAAGCAGTCTCCATTCCTGtgtgtccccagcccctggcaggcaCTACCCTGCTTCTCTGTCTGTAGATTTGAGTGTTCTGGAGATTTCCTAGAAAGGGAATGATACCATATGTGGTCTTTCTGTGCCTAGCCtgtttcacttggcataatatttACAGGGTTTATCCACATCACAGTGCATATCAGTgcttcgttccttttcatggctgtggaatattccatcatatgggtataccatattttatttatctgttcttcagCTGGTGAACATTTGGATacgtttctactttttggctattatgaataatgctgccctGAACAATTGTGTCCAAGTTTTTGGGTAGACATCTGTTTTTAggtctcttgagtatatacctacgagtggaaatgctgggtcatgAGGTAGTTCTATATATAACTTTTTGGGAAATGACTAGAGTGTTTTCCAAACTAGCTGTGCtgttttacattcctgccagcaatggatgatggtttcaatttctccacatccttgctaatcGTTACTGTCTTTGTAACTGTACCCCTTCTAGTAGGTGTGAAGCGTTGTCGcactgtgttttcatttgcatttccctgttgacctactgatgttgagcatctcgttatgtacttattggccatctggATGTGATATGCAGGTATACAGTTGGCTCTCCGTGTCCATGGGTTCCATGGATATGGGGGACCATTGTGCCATCTTATctgagggacttgagcatccgtggattCAGTGTGTGTGGGAGGACCCTGGAACCAGTGCCCTGCGGATACCCAGGGACGACTGTATTCATCAACTCTGTAGTTGTCTTTACTTTCTCGATGTGATGacacaaatgtttttatttatttattttttaaaaacttttttggccacatggcgCGGCATGCAAAacttccccgatcagggattgaacccgtgccccctgcagtagaagcacagagtcttaaccactggaccaccaggaaaggccacaaatgttcttatttttgaaaagtccagtgtatctatttttcttaatgttgtttgtgcttttggtgctttactaacacagtTTCAGGAAGATTAACTCCCATGTgttcttccaagagttttacagttttactaATGCATTTAGGCCTGTGGTCTGTtctgaattgatttttgtatatgttgtaaGGTGTGGATCGAaagtcattcttttgcatataaatatccagttgtttcagaaccatttgttgacaagactattctttttccatttaattgtCTTGGCACTCTTTTAGAAATCAATTGACCGTGAGTATAAGGATTGGTTTTAGATTTTCAATTCTATTCTGTTTATCCTCATGTCAGTTCCATCTGTTCTTATATCAGAAGCACACTGTTTGATTACTGAAGctagaattttgatagagattgtattgaatctataaatcaatttggggagtattgctatcttaacaatattaaatctttagATCCATGAACATGAATGAcatgtctttttatttacttagagTGTCTTTAATTTCGTTCAGCCATGTTGTTTTGTAGTTTCCAGCATATAAGTCttatgcttctttttaaaaaatttataccttactattttatactttttgatgctattgtaaatagaattattttcctaattttatttttggaatgtTCATTACTAATGTACAGAAATactgttgatttttgtgtatagaccttgtatcctgcaaactaATAGTTGTCAAACTAATAGTTCTTTAATgaattccttagaattttctagTTACAAAATGATATCATCTGCAAACGGGgatcattttactttttcctgtccactttggatgccttttattttgttttctttcctaacCGCCTCAGCCAGAAGCTCAGTTCAGTGATGAATGGAAGCGTCGCAAGTGGACCTCCTGCTCTCGTTCCTGATCTCAGGAAGAAAGCTCTCATTCCCCCGCCGTCACGTATGATGTTAGGGGTAGGTTGTTTGTGGACGGCTAACACCAGGTTGACGATGTTCCTTTCTGTTTCTAGTTTGTGgtttaacatttgttttttaaagtgaagaagtGTTGGGTTTTGTCAGatcctttttctgcatttatagcggtgattatgtgatttttattctatattatattaatatagtaTATTACATTCGTATTTGGATGTTAAACCTactttgttttcttgaaataaatcCCTCTTGGTCATGGcatatgtatatttcttttatatgttgCCGgagctgtttgctagtattttgttgaggatttctgcatctacaTTCATAAGGGATGTGGACCGTAGctctcttttcttgtagtatctttgtctaattttgatatcagggtaattgtggtcttgtagaatgagctaggcagtattccttcctcttctaatttttggaagagtttgtaaaAGACtggtattaatttttcttggaatgtttgatagaattcaccagtgaaaccatgtGGGCCTGGGTTTTTCTTCATAGGaatcttttaaattatgaattcaatttctttatttgttaCAGGTCTGCTGATTTTTTTATTTCACGTTGAATCAGttgtggtaatttgtgtcttttagTAATTTATTGGACCGTTTCATTAGATAGTAAGTTATCTAATTCGTCGGCATACGGTTGTTTATATATTCCCctgtaatcctttttattttgtaaggTCTGTGGTATTTTCCCTTCTTTcatgcattttaattatttaagtcCTCTCTTTATGGACTTCAGTAATagttaaaggtttgtcaatttagttgctcttttcaaagaaccaactttcagTTTTGTTGACTATGTATTACTTGTTTTttgcattcattcatcaaatatttatcaaatcccAGATATACAGTcaggaaaaaaacatgttttctacTCTCCCCAAACTCTCATTCTAGTGGGAAATgtagacattaaacaaataaatgtataattgtcATTAATGCAGCCAAGAAGAAAAGCAGGGTGCtgtgagagaaggaggaggaactgACTTTAGACCTGGTGACCAGGAAAgagctctgaggaggtgacatttggatGAAATGAAAAGATCAGAGGGCACCATCCCTTCCGGGAGGGAATCCTGGGGTGTTGTATGGGGGTGTCTGGGAGAACGTCACGGATGATAGAAGCAGAGACACCGAGGCCGGGGGCCCTGGGCAGGAGCAGGTGGGGGAGGTACGGTGGGTGAGCCGGGTAGAGTCCCATGATGCAGGGTTTTGTGGCGCATATTAAGGAATATGGGTTTTATATCATCTATTATAGACTCACACCATTGATTTATAATACTGTCGTGAAGATTGAAGAGTATGGACCTGTCTCAAGAGGCAATTCTTTATCAACTTTGCGGCGGTCTCCGTCGTACCAGCAGTCGAGTCCAAGGTCCTCCCCGGGGCCCGGAAGGCCGGCTCTGTCCGGGCCTCCTGCCCTCCGTCCTCCCCATCTCCCGCCTGCCGGCTCAGCCTGTTCCCCTCGTGCCCGGCCCCCAGCCTTCCGCCCTTGGCACTGCTGTTTCTGTGGTTGGCAGGCTCCTCATATCTTGGCCTCTCTGCTCATTCAGGGCTCAGCTAAAAGGGGTGGTGAGGGCTTTGGCAGGTGCCAAAGCTTTGGCTGCTGGAAAGGTCAGGTTTGCCTGCTGAGGGCAGCTTCTGACTCCCGGGGCCGGCGGGATGTTGCACTGTGTTGGTAGCGGCTGCTGCCCCTCCAAGCCCACCTGCTCCTTGGCTTCGCCCCCCCTCGCCTGCTCCCCTCACCTTTCTTCCTGATTTCTTCCTCTAGGAACTTTCGTTCCCTGCACTGGGGACTCTCGTGCCTGTTGTCTTGTGCGGAAACAGTCAGGAAGCatgatatttttctctctagTTCTTTTCCCGTCAAATACCTACCTCTCTACTTAAATGCTCAAGAAGCAAGTGAAATACTTCAAATCAAATTCCAGATGATGACTCTGGCTTTGGGTCCTGGATCCATATAAAGAATTGATTTTTACTTACCTTGCTTAGAGCAGACAATCCTAGGAGAGCAGTGTGCACACACGGCCTTGACGTCTATCTGCAGGATTATATAAGAAATCGTGTACTGACCGGAATAAGAACttgaatctcttttttttcttagttaaaaaagaaagaaaagcagactcttccaatattttatactttgattACCAAACCCAGACTTTCAACATTCTAGGTAGGAAAatttcccaggctgcaggttcgtatccATGGGTTTCTTTTCTGAAGCAGAATTTTTTCTCCCATCTCATGTATTTTACTGgggacaaagaaaggaaaaggaattagTGTTTTACctttatacttaaaaaagaaagaaagaaagaaaagaaagtttaagtaactagGCAACAAAAATAGGATATTATAGAGAGACAGGTTTTATTATTGGCAATTGGAATGACCGACTAAAGTAAGCTGAAAGTTTTAGAAACCACATTTAGGCCGGTGAcagcctttatttttttgttgtttttttaattttttattgaaatatagttgagttacaatgttgcattaatttctgctgtacagcaaagtgacaccattatatacatatatacattcttttttacattgttttccattatgttttatcccaggttattgaatatagttccctgttttgtatagtaggaccttgttgtttatccatcctttatgtaat
This window of the Orcinus orca chromosome 14, mOrcOrc1.1, whole genome shotgun sequence genome carries:
- the NTPCR gene encoding cancer-related nucleoside-triphosphatase isoform X4 encodes the protein MARHVFLTGPPGVGKTTLIQKVSEVLKSSGVPVDGFYTEEVRQGGRRIGFDVVTLSGARGPLSRIGSELPPGKRECCVGQYVVDLTSFEQLVLPVLRNVTKENRNHLLPEIVTCVQSGRK
- the NTPCR gene encoding cancer-related nucleoside-triphosphatase isoform X3 yields the protein MARHVFLTGPPGVGKTTLIQKVSEVLKSSGVPVDGFYTEEVRQGGRRIGFDVVTLSGARGPLSRIGSELPPGKRECCVGQYVVDLTSFEQLVLPVLRNAGPRGGPGQSVCVIDEVGKMELFSQPFIQAVRQVLSTLGTVVLGTIPVPKGKPLALVEEIRTRNDIKVFSNIGEL